From a single Okeanomitos corallinicola TIOX110 genomic region:
- a CDS encoding protoglobin domain-containing protein, giving the protein MSIDPVVFMTTLVRRFDFTEKDKEILKANADWGLEIAAEMADHFYGYLGRDEEMNAVLNETEGRVHRLKQTFVTWFHEMFTGIDNWGDNYAQRRWKIGLVHVKVGIQPQHIVPGMATVVNEVGKKLKTEGKSEELQAALGKICMIDLAFIEQSYIDVATNAVLKETGWSAALFKRLVSNGAASM; this is encoded by the coding sequence ATGAGTATAGATCCAGTAGTATTTATGACTACCTTAGTCAGAAGATTTGATTTTACAGAAAAAGATAAAGAAATTTTAAAAGCAAATGCAGATTGGGGATTAGAAATTGCCGCAGAAATGGCAGATCATTTCTATGGTTATTTAGGACGTGATGAGGAAATGAACGCGGTTTTAAACGAAACCGAAGGAAGAGTTCATAGATTAAAACAAACCTTTGTTACCTGGTTTCATGAAATGTTTACAGGTATTGATAATTGGGGTGATAACTATGCCCAAAGAAGATGGAAAATAGGTTTAGTTCATGTTAAAGTTGGCATTCAACCCCAACATATAGTCCCAGGTATGGCTACAGTAGTTAATGAAGTTGGGAAAAAGCTGAAAACTGAAGGAAAATCAGAAGAATTACAAGCAGCTTTGGGCAAAATTTGCATGATTGATTTAGCATTTATTGAACAATCTTATATAGATGTTGCCACAAATGCAGTTTTAAAAGAAACCGGTTGGTCAGCAGCTTTATTTAAACGTTTAGTTAGCAATGGTGCAGCATCAATGTGA